In Rhodamnia argentea isolate NSW1041297 chromosome 1, ASM2092103v1, whole genome shotgun sequence, the genomic window cattttaattaatttttaaatatgtggaaagaaaataataataaaatgtcaCATAACCAATGGCGCCATATTTTGGACTACTAAGAAGCAAACATGTATAACCTTATCTACAATGGAAGCCAAATTGGTGGCACTATTAGTAGCAACACAAGAGGTGCTTGGCTTAagagatttttggatcatttagaTGTTGCTAAGAATGTTGCAAACTTATTATTGGTTAATCGTGATAGCCAAACAGTAATAGCTTAGACTAGGaatcccaaattttattacaagaCCAAACATATAAATGCAAAGTATAATTTTGTAAAAGACATAGTTGCGTAAAAAATGTGAACGTCcagtatatatctacgcatagaattaTAGCAAATACTTTGACGAAGCCAAATCCTATAGATGTTTTCCTTTGTCATGCAAAATCTCTAGAATTGCATAGAAAGTGATATACTAGACATTTGTATTTCCCTACAATTCACagttaattgtattttatatcGTCATTAATGCCTATAAGTTTATTcgacatttatgcatattattACTTAGTGCATTATATTGTGAAGGTATGCCGGACAGATGAGAAATTAGCTCACTCACACGAATAATTGCCTCTATTTATTGTATGATAAATAAAGATGATTTAAGATTATTATTTAGGTGAAAATTGAGATATCAAGCTCAAAATATAGATGTCCCTTTAACAAAATGTTAAGATgatgtcataatttttattatGTCCAAAAGTGATATAgctcacatatttcactttatctctCTTTAATGTTAGATGTTAGTTCTGATAGATTTTTTCAAGAGAGTatatttgtgaactcaagttaaaCATTTAGAATGTCTAAACTATCATCTGTGTTGTATTAAGCATGAAGACATATGCTCTATGGGAAAGGAGATAATGTTGTAATGCATATTTCATACTACATATGCGTGTAGCGACCAATAGGAGTTGGTAAAAGTTTTAATTTCAACTTTTAAGTCATGTGAGAAATGCTCTCATGACACTTAGTCATTCTCAAAATTTCTATTTGATATTTGCTATCTTAGAATGTCACCGATGATCATGGATGATTCAACGTGACGAGCCATTTTTGGCAAAGCAAATTGAGTTAAAATTGAGAGATctaaaggaagaggaagatcgaTTGGCTTTTGATGTCTCATTATATTTTTGTATTAATAGGTCAACCAATTATTATCCTTTTGAGTTTAATCACAATTGGAAATACAATATACACAAAAATACCTAAAGAGATCATAaaatgtgactgattgatcCGGAGTACTACTACATACTGGATTTACCCTAAATAATTATGCctattttgagctgctatatattTCTAACAGATATATGATAACGAGCTTTTATAGTATGATAGTTGCACAtattatttgttgatatgaactTTACAAAGAAGAGATAGTTATATTTAGTTCATCATGAGGAAGTGGGAGATGACGGGCTTCATGGGTTATGGGTGGGCCGCCATGTTGGGCTAACCCAGCCCAACCCATAGGTTGCACAAAGACAGTTATTTGCTCTTTCTTATGTTCTTTTTAATCGGTGCTTTTAATCAATGCTTCCAACGACGTTCTTAACTGgctaagaagaaaaaaaacatagatgtaatttttctcttcttccttgaaTGCGAGAACAGTAGACGAACTCTCTCTCAAAGCTGCATCGTAGCATCTAATCTGTGGAAACAATACGTTTAGTCACGTGATGATGTATTCTTTTCAATCAACGATTCAAGAGATTCTTGGCATGTTGTTCCATACTTTCTCGTATTGTTTTGGAAATCCGTTTCCTACATTTACCTTGAAATATAACATCGTCAAGTAGTACAACACTTGAAGAGTTGTCTTCTGTTAGTTGAGGAGGTTTAATCCGAAGGGACCCTTAGCCTTACGGAAGGGTTAGTGCCACATGAAAGTAACACCAAAAGCAGGATGACATGGAGAAGACGCCAGAGCAGTGGCCAATTCTCCTAGACTCGAACGCCAGGTGGCAAGCAAGGAATTTCGACTGCTTATTGTGGAGAGTTTCTCAATGATCAGCTGCAGCCTGCCGAAGTCTCGAATTTCGAATATCCCTAGGCCGACAGAGGAGCTAAACCTCCAAACGCTAAGAGTCCGAACGTCTTGAGAGTTACTGGCCAATGGAAACTATGAAACAGGACCAAACCACCATGGCCAAACTATGAGATGTGGTTCTACATGCACACTGCTATTCAGTCCGCTGCTTTTGTTGTGGATTTTCTGGGAATTATTCGTGGGTTCGTGCTCGAAAATAAGATCAGTGCCAATAATGTCTCTACCCACAGGGGCTTGGGAATCCTCATATTTGTTCCGTTGTTCGTGGGTGCCTCCAGgtaatccctctctctcttcctcttcaattcaatttctttgtcaagttgaagaaaattttcttaGATGAGTCGAATTAGGAAATGAGAATGAGAGATCCGACTCGACAAGAGCGTTTGGTCTTGCCACAATGATGACAGACTTGCCGCAATGAAACTCGTCTCGCCACAATGAAGACAGTCTCGCCGCAATGGAAACGAGGTCGCGTCGCCTCAACCAAATTCGTCTCACCACATAGAACATAACCTTGCTGAAGCGAAATTCATCGTATCAAAACGATTGGTCGACAGTAACGAGGATAATCTAGCTCCAACAAAAATTGCCTCACCGTAGCGAAGACATGGTTTCGCCACAAATTAAACATGTCTCGTCGCGCGGCACTTCTTTTGCCACAGCAGATGATTGTCTTGTCGTGATAAAATTCATCTGAAGTATGTTGGGAACAAATAATACTGAACGTATAGATTTCTGCACTTGATTCTGTGAAATTACTCCCATTTTAAAAAGCAGAAGATGGAAAGCCAATAAACATGACCACACAGGAAAACATGCCACATTATGGATGGATCAAAGTAGAATCGAAACAGATTCAATTTGAAACAAGGTCTTCGATTTGTACGATATTAACTATAGGAACTAGAGAAAGCCGAGGCAGGATTTAACAAATTTCTTGGTCAGACCAATAATCGAAGTGTTATCGGACCTTGGCAGTACCACAAAACAACGACATATCTTCCTAGGTTTTCACTCAAAGCTGGCAAACCGAGACAGAACCGTGGGAACTTACGGGTACCATAAAAGAGATATAAGTATAGAATAACTACCAGTTTCGCTGGTGGCCATGTTCGAAAGGAATGAATCTGCCCTTCATCTTCAAATTCTGTTTTGCCGTCGTTGCATTCTTCGGCATCCCTATGCTCGTCGTCGTCGGTCTCCAGGAGCTATTTGTTTGGCTTGTGCACAAGTTCGAAGGAACGACTAGGGAAGCAGTCTTTTGGATAGGCCTGATTGTCACCACCAGCTTGTGCTTGCTCTCTATGTACCTCCTGTATGTCCTCGCCATACACTTCAGCAAGTCGCTGCCTGATCTTGTGGACAACCAGGACCAGCGACGCAGGTTCGACCATGCTCCGTCTCAGGATGATCTCCAGCAGGGGATAGAGACATTGAACGGGACGAGGATGCTCACAAGAGAAccggaagaaggaaggaaacaAAAGTTACAAGACTTGTTCGAGTTGTTTCCTTCTGTGAGTTACACGAGTCAAGGGATCGGGTCGGAATCTGGGGATTGTGCCATTTGCTTAGGGGAATTCGTGGAAGGTGAACTCTGTTGGGTCCTTCCTTCGTGTAAGCATATATTTCACTTTCTTTGCATTGATCGTTGGTTGATGATTGGTTTTTGTTGTCCTGTGTGTCGTAACTCGGTTTTACCAGTATGAATAGTCTTGATTATCGTTCGAGACATAATATAGGGAGATTTTTCATGTCTCCCTTCGTTCTTCATATCTCTTGGGATTGTGTATATAGTCTCTGTGATTGTGCATATTATAACTGTTGAaacaaatgcgaaagcgaacacggaacacaaggatttaggtggttcgatcaaggtgatctacgtccacgggtgAGGCAAAACGAAATTCCACTGTGATCtaagagagtacagattacagaagtcggtcttatcgatcgaacaaaagcacacggctcacaagtctctcacataaggaaaatcctcaatatcaatcgaaaagaaacaaggaaaatcctcaatatcaatcgaaaagaaaccctagccgcagtataaaatagagcccaaatttttttctcgGGGGCGTTGCCCTCGAACCCCCATACAGATCTGCTCGCATCGCAAAAGAGATTTGTTCGCTTACTCCGAGTTAGACCTATTAGCCCAACTCTCTGcatcacgaactaaatctcaattttttctccacttttgagccacacaaaaatatgtcgggtcgggtgataaaccggaccgggtacataaaattcgagacatatttaacaataacgGATATTGTAATGTCTTAATCATCCTACTAAAGTCTATAACTACATTATGTACTCTTCATTATGAAGCACAcagaaatcatacaattttctTCCTCATATTCCTATCTTATATTATTCTTTACCTAGCAATAAAAACAGTCATGTCAATTAGAGTCTGGTTGTGAGTTTTAAGGCACTTTGTCTGGTTGCTAAACAAATGAATCTAACATTTAATCGTCGCAAAACATCGCATAGAAGGGCGAGATTTAGCCACATTGTACGGTTTGTTCGAGTTCGATTTGATCCGATAGTCGAAGGCAGGATGCGCTTAGAAGTATAACACTCTCTATCCACTGTATTCTGAGCAGAACATGGTTGGAAATGAATTTAAGCGCAAACTCTAGTTTGTTAAAACTTTGTGGGGCGTCtacaaaattttttatatatatccaCACATTCAATTCATGAATCTTGTGATGTTCCTCGTCATATTATATGAGCAACCCATATATCCActatattttgcatttgtgccaattcagtccttacggtcaattttggctagaaatcgccaACGTGACGTGGCCGGCCCCGAGTGACGCAATAGGCACTAacattaccaattttgttttttttttttttaattttcttttcttttcttcctctttcttttgttttcttcttctttttcttcgtcgAATCGGCTGCCGAGCTTGGTGACCGGCCAGAGGTGACGGTCGACGAGGGTGAGCCTCGCCCACCCCTAGCAAAGCTCGCCCTTGCCTCTGGCTAGTCGGCTGGCTCATCAGCTGGCTTGAGGGGgagaatgaagaaaagaaaaaagagaaaaagaaaaaaatgaagaagaaagaaaataaataaaaatgataaattcgaaaaaaaatattaaataatattaaaaattggtcTCGTCAACAATTTccggttaaaattgatcggattgaccaaattgacacGAATCTAAaaagtttacgactgaattggcatgaTTGCATATATTAGAGATGCTCCAAAGGATGACTTATATTCATTGTTCGAATCGCTTCGGAGGTTGACTTCTATTCGATGCACCCCAGAGGACGGCCTCCGTAGATACTCCTGGAAGGATGGTTTGTATTTCATGCGCCCAAGAGGACGGCTACTTTCAATGCAACCTGGAGGACGGCTTGTGTTTGATATTTGATGGCCCCTAGAGGACAGGACAACTTGTATTTGATGCAACAAACACACAGCACCCAACAAAGGAATGGAATCACAAGTTGGTAAGAAGACTCAATACATGAGTAGTTGCCCGAACATGCCAAGGAAACTTCAACTTTGGACTTAGGAACACTTAAATCCCAACAGCttatttttcccttcattttgcCTCCCTTAAACATACTCCTCCTAGAAAGAAGAACCAAATGAAGATAAAAATCCAACCGGTAAGTTTTAATTAGCTAAAAGTGGAGGTGGTTCTATGCTTTGAGGATCTTTTGATTCGGCTTTAGCTAGAATAATATCGAAATGACTAATGTATAAGAACGTTACATTCTATTCAGCTCGATCGACTTCTAGACTAACATTCCCTGTCTTGAAGCATGCGGTGGAAGATTATTACAGATCCAATTCCACAAAATCTACATCATCGCCTTCCCACATCGAAAAGGATGCAGATGGAAGCATtttaaaaggaaggaaaataacTAAGAGGAAGAACCAATCGAAGCAGaagcgaaaagaaagaaaaaacaagatgcCCCAATTAAAAATTAGAAGACGTTGCCACGTTCACCAGCAAACTACATCGTGTGACCTAGCAATTCTCTTGATCGATGCACCATCACTTCTCAAGCAATCGTCAATGCTAGCAGGAACAAGAGGAGCCACCGCTTTCCCATAAGAGTTGTAACACGAGGCCTCCCGGGAACCGCCGAGTCCCGGCGACGGCTTCAACCGGATGTCCACCAAATCGACCTCGGTGCACGGGACGTCGTGGCTGCACGCTATGCGAAGGGGCTGCGCTGCGTAAGTCCCGACGAACTGGTCGAATCGGACCCCGGAAATCGTGACGCCTCCCGTCTGGTTCTTGCAAAACTTCTTGTCGCAGTAGTATTGATCGATCATCATCGGGACCTTCACGTGGGAAACTTGAACGTTGGAGAACGATACGTTCTTGACTGACCCAACTCCTCCCTATATTATGTTTGAAATGGTTGTTATTATAGCAAGTGTTTTGTAAGAATAATTGATATTAGACAATGAATTAACGATAAGGTTAATTaggattttctcttttgtaCCTGCCAGGTCTTGATTCTTACACCGTAGAGTGTATTTTCTAGAGAGAGGTTGTCTACGATAATGTTGGAGACGCATGCAACGGTTTTGTCTTTCCCTAATCCTCCTAAGCTGCCACCAATAAATCCAAAGCTATAATTCAGTGGTTAAAATCCATTACCACGATTCAGTTGTTAACTAATATTATATGCATCAGATGCATGTGAGCCCGTAACTTAGTAATGTGAATCACAATACGGGGAATGAGATGATTCATATATTAAAACTTATTATTCacaatgaattaaaaaaataatctagGCCATAAACAAATATTTTGTGACACCTTCAATGCTGAGATGGAGAGAATTTATGGCTTCATTCATAGTGGCTGCCCACTCTCAAATGATCATCACATTGAGGGGTCACACTTGAGCATTCTTTTTGTGGGTTTGGCTCACGTGAAATGAGTTAAGTTGTTCTATAGTATCTAGTCGAAAACCCAATAAGAAAGTTGTGGTTTGATCCGGTGAAGGCGAGGATTAGTCAACGAGGAGATCGGGGTTTGGATAAGGTGCGGCTTTTAGCATACTTATAAGATAGCAAAAGGTCATAGCATGTGCCAAATCGCACATTGAAGAGGCGGAGTATCACTAGCAAGTGCAAAGAGCTTGTGCCCCAAGACCCACTTATGTGGCAAACGACTAGGGACATGATTCATAAGTGCAACCCACCCTAAATAATATCTAAGTATTCCTACATATATTCCCTCTCATTAGACTATATGTATCACTATACCTTATACCGTGTCCAGGACCGCAACTAATGTGATGGATGTAGACGTCAGAGCAGCCTGTTTGTACAGAAACACAGTCATCTCCTGCATGAATAGAAACCAATCTTAAGGGTGTGTTTGATGACCCCATTAAGTGTtgattaaaattttcaagactCAAGTCATCGAGTGCCTTTGATAACCTCTAACTTCACGCAACTGAATTGATTGTTTTTAAGTTGTCAACGAAAATTAAGCACGTTTGACTTGACCTAAAAGATTCAATTAAGTATAAAAGAAAACTTGATTTGCTAAGTAAGAGTGTGGTTACTTAATTAACTTAATATGCATCCGGATAGGAAATAAAAACTTTCGTACCACATTGCCAAAATGCTAAGCCTTACCAATGATATTCATAGTTCAAAATtcgacaagaaaagaaataattcagTACCAGATATTTAGCAATTCCGAAGATAAATCAATATTTAACACTTAATATTAGTACTTATACTTTCATTTTCAGTGCTTGAAGGCACTTCACCCTTAATATTAGTACTTATACTTTCAGCACTTACTTTTCGTCAAACGAGTGCTACTTTATCTcagccgaaaaaaaaaacagaagataTTCTTAATTACGACGACAATGGAACATGGTATTAATAGTGTCGGTAAGTGCTCTCCAGACTGTCCCACTTTTCTATAATATGCACTTACAACGCCACTGTTTGCTGGAACAAGAgagtgaaaaacaaaaaatccattCTCTGCTTAGTGTGATGCTTTTTGAAAAGTAAACAGGGGACCTTTTACTGACTGAGATACAGTTGCTGCGAACATGTGCTGCATCAAGAGCGAGCGAGGGATCGCTCATCCAGGAGTTACGTACATACCGCAGCCGATATTAGAGTGTTCGATTTCTACGTGCTGGCTGTTTTGAAGGTGAATGCCGTCGGTGTTTGGGCTGTCCTCGGGCGAGGAAATGGCTATGTTGCTAATCTTGATCCCTCTGGAATTGTCGAACTTCAGATGGCAGAGAGGACTATTGACGATGCTGATGCCGCGGACCGTCACGTTATAGCTGGAATAAAACCGCAAAGCCTGCATGGATAGAAACAAGTGAACCATCAACTACATCCTCAGCATTCGCATTAATCTATGTTCGAATGCAAGAATCCTTACAGTCGGTTTCATGCCCAGAATGTGTTTCGATGTCCTCtgcgaaaaaaaggaaagacaagaaGCACAGTTAGCACCCCGCTCATTTTCTGCCTGAACTGTAAGTCTGTTAAGTTCCATCAAATTTAGGAACATAGGAATAAATTTCATGTGTAGTCATTGAAGAGAACAAGATTGATGGCGACCTGCACATTGTAGTGCGGCGTCTGGGAGAGACTCCACCACTCGGCCCCTTGACCATCAACAGTCCCAGTGCCTTGGACTGTGAAGTTCTGGACCCATTTGAAATTCAGCCATTGGAATAAGCTGGATTTTTTCCAATAGCCTACTTTTGGAGGAGCTTGCACAATTCCATCTATCTGCAAAAAAATGGTGATGACGATCATGAAAATGGTGATTACAAATAGATTCTGACATACTTCTTCCAAATTAAAAAGGGTACATAGAAAAGTTTGTGATATGAGGGAACCTGAAGAACAAGATTAGGCATGCAAGGGCCTTTAAAAGAGATGGGCTTGACCAGGAACTTGAGTCCTTGCGGGATTACCAAAGTGGCCGTCGGTACCTTGCAAGCCGCTTTCCATGCCGCCAAGAATGCCTGTTCATTTGAACTGCCTTGAGTATTCAGACTCGGACATTGGTCAAGAATCTGTCACCCTCAGAATTTCGGTGTAGCTTACTGTGTAAACTGAGCCAATCGCGGCTCAGAAAGCGATCATGCAGtcgagaaaatgaaaatgtcttCGCAAATTTTTAGGTATTATAGGCGAGTTAGAGCCTGTATAGTAAAGGTATCAGAAGACTAAACAATGAGGAGATTCATATGTTTTAGTTGAAGCATTGAATTGAGATAGCAGACTGATATTATCCTAAAGTTTTCCACCAGTGACTAATGCACATCGACCATTGCTTAGCGCAAGCACTCAAAAGCAGGCTAAAGAAGACGCGAACACGCACCTTCGAATCGTCGGAGACTCCATCTCCTTCGGCTCCAAAAGAGAGCACATTGAACATGCTTGCCTCAGCTGGATGATCGCCATATTGAGGAGCAGGAGCAGGTGCAGGAGCATTATGATGCTTGTGGCCGTGACGCTTGCTCTTCTTGATCATGTGACTCCTCTCGGCCTTGACTTGACCAGCACAATGCGTGATGGCGATGTGCATTATTGTTAGAATGGCTATAATTATCGGTCGAACAAGTCGGAGACATGAAGTATTGGTGTATTGCTTCATTCCACAGCCTCTCTGAGTTTGATTCTGGAAAAGGAATGGAGTATGAGGTATGTTCTGTTCTGAGACGGTGGTAGGAGGTAGTTATAGACAGTTGAAGCCAGTGTTAAATTACGAAGATACCCTTCTACAGTCGTACCTAAGATGAAAGATGGGCACGAACTTATATGCACTTCTAgattttctttctaatatcTTTTTGGATCTATATGTGCTCCATTATCCCCAATCATTTacatcgaatttttttttaattttgtttaataGCTCGGGGACACGATACATCGGTAATGACCATCCGGCCACATCAATTTTAGTCGGGAAACGCTTCCCTTATAATATCATTATGAATGGAACAATCTTAACCGTAAATTCATACATCATCATCGcatgttttacataaaatatttattgattgagagatcgtatgctcagaaataaccgataatATTGTCAGGCTGTCAAGTTAGCAGCTTCCATTTTAGACAGAAAACCAGTATATGCATTCAATGTCAAGTAGTGTTAATTTCTCATTCGATTTAAGGTTATGTTCTAGATTATTTGGTGGTGTTTTTCTATGGTTTGGACAAACAAAGCCAtcgtttagaattttttatttgtaaaagGGACAGAAGGGGTAACTAGTACTGGCGATCCTGTCCAAGCCTTATCATGAGGGTGTCAccaacactaaaaaaaaaattcggattgAGTCACGACTCGAAAATTGCGAGATTAGTTAGCCAATAATTGCAGTACCCCAAAGATGCTAGATGTAAAAAAATCTTTTCACAAGCGATATGTTGTGTAGTTAGGCAATACTGGATGAACTATTTGATTAATTCGCTCGTGATGTAAATCAAATTCGTgacttcaaaaaaagaaagcttaTGGGTTTTTCCACTGAGTTGGTAAGCAATTTTTTAATACCATAGTGTAGGACCACCGTCAAAGTAGAGCATGAAAGATATGATACTATATGAACAGAAAAAGTTACAATACTAAAGCGATAATAGACTTAATTTATGCTCTGGGCACGCCTAGACATGTTTATGATCCGACAAATACTAattaaaggttaaaaaaaacacAGGCATAGTAGTTAGGCTATAGCCCAAGATCCAATCTAGTGTATGTTATTTGGGGAAGTGGGggagttctcctttcttttagaaatttttgctGCTACTTTTGGGGAAGATATTACATGTTTAACACATATCATCTCATCAGAGAATGTAATAGATAATTCATAATCCCTCTCATTCATGTAACTTTCTAAGTATCTCGGAATATAACAGTAGAGGCCTGGCTATCTAAATGTTCATGGAACCTCCATCAAGTTTCACGAATATGTTAAGTTCATATCTTGGACCTATGCATGTGTCGTATGCTCGGAGTAGTTTACATGTAATcagtaaaattcaaaattttcaaatcctgaacTAAAAAAACTCTTGACGTGTCGACCAACTGCTCCCATCTTGAAATGTTGTCGACCATGTTTTTGATGAAGCCCATTTTCCAAATTActggaaaaagagaagagaagttgAGAAAAGCGGAGAGGGCGATGAAGGCCGGTAATTACGATCTATCGAACATTGTTAATTTATTGTCAAAGACTATGTTCTTTAATAACGGCATGTGCAATAGTCACTCGAAGATTTTGTAACTCCATCAAATGACTTAGGAAACCTTCAGAGTAGAATTTACCCCACTGATTATGCAACGCAAACCAACCCGTCCAAGTGCTTCTTTGGTCGCTCCACTTGCACGGTGCAAACTTAGCCCTCAAAGATTACTTTGAATCGTGATGCTATAATTCATATACGAAATATGTTACATCCAAAATCAAATGCCTAACCACTTAGCATTTGTTGATTTATGGTGGCTACGTTTCTGACGATGCAATCCAGCAGTCGGCAATTTTTACAGAATGTCCTCTTAAAGTATCATGTCTTAGGTACCTCTATTAAATAGCAAGCAACTTATCCATCCGCTGGACCTTATCTAGCTTATCTACTACGTGGGGAGAGAccattcttcattttcaatagggaaaagtacactagaagtgtcataacttttgtatggtgttcacttgagtgtcataattttcaaaacgttcatttaagtgtcataactttcaaaaatcgttcacttgggtgccatgttgacgtggatgccagaaaagccgacgtggaaatcggaaaggcgacgtggttGGCCGTAAAGCTAACATGGgatgccggaaagccgacgtggcacacaTGAAAAGTTGATGTAGctctcaaatgaacgattttgcttcgacatggtactcaagtgaacgattttttaaaattatggcacttaggcgaacgttttaaaagttataagACTCAAATGAataccgtacacaagttatggcactcacagtgtacttatcccttttCAATACTtagaaagacaaaaataaataaaataaataaagagaatgTGGAGAAGGAAGCGTCCACATCATCCCTAGCATTCTTTGCTCCACACTCAATGCGCACACCGGTCCAAAATCAAAACCCCCTAAGTTGGAAGGTAAGGTAGGTGGTCCTAGACATATTGAGTGTCGGCCAACTGAGATGAGCACCCATCTTTGTACTCACCTTGTATATTTAATCCCTGTATGGTCC contains:
- the LOC115751333 gene encoding polygalacturonase At1g48100, with the translated sequence MKQYTNTSCLRLVRPIIIAILTIMHIAITHCAGQVKAERSHMIKKSKRHGHKHHNAPAPAPAPQYGDHPAEASMFNVLSFGAEGDGVSDDSKVRVRVFFSLLLSSSNEQAFLAAWKAACKVPTATLVIPQGLKFLVKPISFKGPCMPNLVLQIDGIVQAPPKVGYWKKSSLFQWLNFKWVQNFTVQGTGTVDGQGAEWWSLSQTPHYNVQRTSKHILGMKPTALRFYSSYNVTVRGISIVNSPLCHLKFDNSRGIKISNIAISSPEDSPNTDGIHLQNSQHVEIEHSNIGCGDDCVSVQTGCSDVYIHHISCGPGHGISLGGLGKDKTVACVSNIIVDNLSLENTLYGVRIKTWQGGVGSVKNVSFSNVQVSHVKVPMMIDQYYCDKKFCKNQTGGVTISGVRFDQFVGTYAAQPLRIACSHDVPCTEVDLVDIRLKPSPGLGGSREASCYNSYGKAVAPLVPASIDDCLRSDGASIKRIARSHDVVCW